One Dietzia sp. JS16-p6b genomic window carries:
- the map gene encoding type I methionyl aminopeptidase, with protein sequence MFGRSRTSVVTARTPGELDAMEAAGRIVGRALVAARDAAVPGATTADLDELVDQLIRDAGAVPSFKGYEGFPGSICSSVNEVVVHGIPGSATVLREGDLVSVDCGAILDGWHGDSAWTFGVGELDPDVALLNQATREVLEEGILAMSPGNRLTDVSHALELATRRAEQRHGVALGIVDGFGGHGIGREMHEWPFLANEGKPGKGPRLQEGSVLAVEPMLVLGGETDTRTLADDWTVVTVDGSPSSHWEHTVAVTAHGPRVLTPRPRD encoded by the coding sequence GTGTTCGGCCGGTCGCGCACCAGCGTCGTCACCGCGCGTACCCCCGGTGAGCTGGACGCGATGGAGGCGGCCGGCCGGATCGTCGGTCGCGCGCTCGTGGCCGCCCGCGACGCCGCGGTGCCCGGCGCGACCACAGCGGATCTCGACGAGCTCGTCGACCAACTGATCCGGGACGCCGGCGCGGTGCCCTCGTTCAAGGGGTACGAGGGCTTCCCCGGCTCGATCTGTTCCTCGGTCAACGAGGTGGTCGTGCACGGTATCCCGGGATCGGCCACCGTGCTCCGCGAGGGTGACCTGGTCTCGGTCGACTGCGGCGCCATCCTCGACGGGTGGCACGGGGACTCCGCCTGGACCTTCGGCGTCGGCGAGCTGGACCCCGATGTCGCCCTCCTCAACCAGGCGACCCGCGAGGTCCTCGAGGAGGGCATCCTGGCGATGTCGCCGGGAAACCGGCTGACCGACGTCTCCCATGCCCTCGAGCTCGCCACCCGCCGCGCGGAACAGCGCCACGGCGTCGCCCTCGGCATCGTCGACGGGTTCGGTGGGCACGGGATCGGGCGTGAGATGCACGAGTGGCCTTTCCTCGCCAACGAGGGCAAGCCGGGCAAGGGGCCGAGGCTCCAGGAGGGGTCGGTCCTGGCCGTCGAGCCGATGTTGGTTCTCGGTGGGGAAACCGACACCCGGACCCTGGCGGACGACTGGACCGTCGTCACGGTCGACGGCTCGCCGTCGTCGCACTGGGAGCACACGGTCGCCGTCACCGCCCACGGCCCACGGGTGCTCACCCCCCGCCCCCGAGACTGA